Proteins encoded by one window of Blautia luti:
- a CDS encoding TIGR03936 family radical SAM-associated protein → MKVRIKFSKEGPIKFVGHLDTMRYFQKAIRRANLPVAFSGGYSPHMIMSFAAPLGVGTESLGEYFDLELTETVPTDEITRRLEATMVEGVRVISARQVEDGKAGKAMSLVAAADYYVEFRPGKEPEISWKDKINDFLAQPEIKVMKKTKRSEKEIDIRPFIYKMELQGDKIFLMLASASANYTKPELVTDTFFSWLGVELPEFAYSIKRLEVYADKGTEEEHKFVTLEALGEEVE, encoded by the coding sequence ATGAAAGTAAGAATTAAATTCAGCAAAGAGGGTCCGATCAAATTTGTCGGACATCTGGATACCATGCGTTATTTCCAGAAAGCAATCCGAAGAGCAAATCTCCCGGTAGCTTTTTCCGGCGGTTACAGTCCACATATGATCATGTCCTTTGCAGCACCGCTTGGTGTAGGCACGGAAAGTCTGGGAGAGTACTTCGACCTGGAGCTTACAGAGACCGTTCCTACTGATGAAATCACTCGCCGCCTGGAAGCAACTATGGTAGAGGGTGTTCGTGTCATCAGCGCCCGTCAGGTAGAAGATGGAAAAGCAGGCAAAGCAATGTCCCTGGTGGCTGCCGCTGATTACTATGTAGAATTTCGCCCCGGAAAAGAACCGGAAATCTCCTGGAAAGATAAGATCAATGATTTCCTGGCACAGCCGGAGATCAAAGTAATGAAGAAAACCAAGCGAAGCGAAAAAGAAATCGATATCCGCCCGTTTATCTATAAAATGGAACTTCAGGGAGATAAAATCTTCCTGATGCTTGCTTCCGCAAGTGCCAATTACACAAAACCGGAACTGGTAACAGACACATTCTTCTCATGGCTCGGCGTAGAACTTCCTGAGTTTGCTTATTCCATCAAACGTCTGGAAGTATATGCTGACAAAGGAACAGAAGAAGAACATAAATTTGTAACTCTGGAAGCGTTAGGTGAAGAAGTTGAGTAA
- a CDS encoding TIGR03960 family B12-binding radical SAM protein — protein MRKLALSDEILMKVDKAARYIGGEVNSIMKDKNNVDIRFAMCFPDVYEIGMSNLGMMILYNMFNEREDVWAERVFSPWLDLDKIMREKNIPLFALESQEPVKDFDFLGITLGYEMCYTNVLQVLDLSHISLLAKDREEDDPIVIGGGACAYNPEPIAEFFDMFYIGEGETVYDALFDAYKANKSAGGSRADFLYAASQIPGIYVPSLYNVTYKEDGTVESFTPVRDGVPQKVCKQLITDINKEYRAIKAPVVPFIKATQDRVTLEIQRGCIRGCRFCQAGMIYRPTRERDVETLKASAREMLQNTGHEEISLSSLSSSDYSELKELVNFLIEEFHGNAVNISLPSLRIDAFALDVMSKVQDIKKSSLTFAPEAGSQRLRNVINKGLTEENILHGAGEAFKGGWNQVKLYFMLGLPTETEDDMKGIAHLAQKIAETYYEEVPKEKRNGKVQVNVSTSFFVPKPFTPFQWAGMYREEDFVEKAKVVKSEIRAQVNQRSIRYSWHEPDVTILEGFLARGDRRCSKVILRAYKKGAIYDAWSESFDYNIWKESFAETNTDIDFYTLRERSTDEILPWDFIDAGVTKKFLIHEWEQAKKETVTPNCRQKCSGCGAMRYGGGVCYESKN, from the coding sequence ATGAGAAAGTTAGCATTAAGTGATGAAATTTTAATGAAAGTTGACAAGGCCGCCCGCTATATTGGTGGTGAAGTTAACTCTATAATGAAAGATAAGAACAACGTAGATATCCGATTTGCCATGTGCTTCCCGGATGTCTATGAAATCGGTATGTCCAACCTCGGCATGATGATCCTCTATAATATGTTCAACGAACGCGAGGATGTCTGGGCGGAGCGTGTGTTTTCCCCGTGGCTGGATCTGGATAAGATCATGCGTGAGAAAAATATTCCACTCTTTGCACTGGAATCTCAGGAACCTGTTAAGGATTTTGATTTTCTGGGAATTACTCTTGGATATGAGATGTGCTATACAAATGTACTTCAGGTTCTGGATCTGAGCCATATTTCACTTCTGGCAAAAGATCGTGAAGAGGATGACCCGATCGTGATTGGCGGTGGTGCATGTGCCTATAACCCGGAACCGATTGCAGAATTCTTTGATATGTTTTATATCGGTGAGGGGGAAACCGTTTATGATGCTTTATTTGACGCATATAAGGCCAATAAGTCAGCAGGTGGCTCCAGAGCAGACTTCCTGTATGCAGCTTCCCAGATTCCTGGAATCTATGTTCCTTCTTTATATAATGTAACTTATAAAGAAGATGGAACTGTCGAATCCTTTACCCCTGTCAGAGACGGAGTACCGCAGAAGGTATGTAAACAGCTGATTACTGATATCAACAAAGAATACCGCGCTATCAAAGCTCCGGTAGTACCTTTTATCAAAGCTACTCAGGACCGTGTCACTCTGGAAATTCAGCGTGGATGTATCCGCGGATGCCGATTTTGTCAGGCAGGTATGATCTACCGTCCGACCAGAGAACGTGATGTAGAAACTTTAAAGGCAAGCGCCAGAGAAATGCTTCAGAATACCGGTCATGAGGAGATTTCCTTAAGTTCCTTAAGTTCCAGTGACTATTCTGAACTGAAAGAACTGGTAAACTTCTTAATCGAAGAATTCCACGGAAACGCTGTCAATATCTCCCTGCCGTCTCTTCGTATCGACGCTTTCGCTCTGGATGTTATGAGCAAAGTACAGGATATCAAGAAGAGCAGCCTGACATTCGCACCGGAAGCAGGTTCCCAGCGTCTGCGTAACGTTATCAACAAAGGTCTGACAGAAGAGAACATTCTTCACGGTGCAGGAGAAGCATTCAAGGGTGGATGGAATCAGGTAAAACTCTACTTCATGCTCGGACTTCCGACGGAAACAGAGGATGATATGAAGGGTATCGCTCATCTTGCTCAGAAGATCGCAGAAACCTATTATGAAGAAGTGCCGAAAGAAAAACGTAACGGCAAAGTTCAGGTCAACGTAAGTACCTCTTTCTTTGTACCGAAACCATTTACCCCATTCCAGTGGGCCGGCATGTACAGAGAAGAAGATTTCGTAGAGAAGGCCAAAGTTGTAAAAAGCGAAATCCGCGCACAGGTAAACCAGAGAAGTATCCGTTACAGCTGGCATGAGCCGGATGTCACAATCCTTGAAGGCTTCCTTGCAAGAGGTGACCGCCGCTGCTCAAAAGTTATCCTCAGAGCATATAAGAAAGGCGCAATCTACGATGCCTGGTCCGAAAGCTTTGACTATAATATATGGAAAGAATCTTTCGCAGAAACCAATACAGACATTGATTTCTACACACTCCGCGAACGTTCCACAGATGAAATCCTCCCATGGGATTTTATTGATGCAGGAGTGACCAAGAAGTTCCTGATCCATGAATGGGAGCAGGCAAAGAAAGAAACCGTAACACCAAACTGCCGTCAGAAATGTTCCGGCTGCGGTGCTATGCGTTATGGCGGAGGTGTATGTTATGAAAGTAAGAATTAA
- the rpmA gene encoding 50S ribosomal protein L27, whose translation MMKMNLQLFAHKKGVGSTKNGRDSESKRLGAKRADGQFVKAGNILYRQRGTKIHAGENVGCGKDYTLFALKDGVVRFTRKGRDKKQVSIVPVEAE comes from the coding sequence ATGATGAAAATGAACCTTCAGTTATTCGCACATAAAAAAGGAGTTGGTTCTACAAAGAACGGTCGTGATTCCGAATCCAAGAGATTAGGTGCGAAGAGAGCAGACGGACAGTTTGTTAAAGCTGGAAATATTCTTTACAGACAGCGCGGAACTAAGATCCATGCTGGTGAGAACGTAGGTTGCGGTAAAGATTATACTTTATTTGCACTGAAAGATGGTGTCGTAAGATTTACCAGAAAAGGACGCGATAAGAAACAGGTTTCTATCGTTCCAGTAGAAGCAGAATAA
- the obgE gene encoding GTPase ObgE, which yields MFADRAKIYIRSGKGGDGHVSFRRELYVPNGGPDGGDGGRGGDVIFEVDEGQNTLGDYRHRRKYKAEDGQEGGKKRCHGADGKDVVLKVPEGTVIMDAESGKVIADMSGENKRQIVLKGGRGGKGNQHYATATMQVPKYAQPGQPAQELEVLLELKVIADVGLVGFPNVGKSTFLSRVTNAQPKIANYHFTTLSPNLGVVDTENGGFVIADIPGLIEGASEGVGLGHEFLRHIERTRVIIHIVDAASTEGRDPIDDIYKINKELEAYNPEIAARPQVIAANKIDCIYTEDGEENPVDKLKAEFEPKGIQVYPISAVSGQGVRELLFHVKELLDNCPQEPVVFEQEFFPEDMLIGENLPYTVEQLPEDPTIFVVEGPKIEKMLGYTNLDSEKGFAFFQKFLKEGGILAELEKAGIQEGDTVRMYGFDFDYYK from the coding sequence ATGTTTGCAGACAGAGCGAAAATCTATATCCGCTCCGGTAAAGGCGGCGACGGCCATGTAAGTTTCCGCAGAGAATTATATGTTCCGAATGGCGGACCTGACGGTGGCGACGGCGGCCGTGGAGGAGACGTGATATTTGAGGTAGATGAAGGCCAGAACACCCTTGGCGACTACCGACACAGAAGAAAATATAAAGCAGAAGATGGACAGGAAGGCGGCAAGAAACGCTGCCACGGTGCCGATGGAAAAGATGTTGTATTAAAAGTTCCGGAAGGAACAGTCATCATGGATGCAGAATCCGGCAAAGTAATCGCTGATATGTCCGGCGAAAACAAACGCCAGATCGTATTAAAAGGCGGACGAGGTGGCAAAGGAAACCAGCATTATGCAACTGCTACCATGCAGGTTCCGAAATACGCACAGCCGGGACAGCCTGCGCAGGAACTGGAAGTTCTTCTTGAACTGAAAGTGATCGCGGATGTCGGTCTGGTTGGGTTCCCGAATGTTGGAAAATCTACATTCCTTTCCCGTGTTACCAACGCGCAGCCAAAGATTGCCAATTATCACTTTACAACCCTGAGTCCGAATCTCGGTGTTGTAGATACTGAGAATGGTGGTTTCGTAATCGCTGATATTCCCGGACTGATTGAAGGTGCATCAGAGGGTGTAGGACTTGGACATGAGTTCCTCCGCCACATCGAACGTACCAGAGTCATCATCCATATCGTAGATGCAGCATCTACTGAGGGACGTGACCCAATCGATGATATTTATAAGATCAATAAAGAACTGGAAGCCTATAATCCGGAAATTGCCGCAAGACCACAGGTAATCGCAGCAAACAAGATTGACTGTATCTATACAGAAGACGGTGAAGAGAATCCGGTAGACAAACTTAAAGCAGAATTTGAGCCAAAAGGAATTCAGGTATATCCGATTTCCGCAGTCAGCGGTCAGGGTGTAAGAGAACTTTTATTCCATGTAAAAGAACTTCTTGATAACTGCCCACAGGAACCTGTAGTATTTGAACAGGAATTCTTCCCTGAAGATATGCTGATTGGAGAGAATCTTCCATATACAGTAGAGCAGCTCCCTGAAGATCCGACAATCTTTGTAGTCGAAGGACCGAAGATTGAAAAAATGCTCGGTTATACAAACCTTGATTCTGAGAAAGGTTTTGCATTCTTCCAGAAATTCCTGAAAGAGGGCGGTATCCTGGCAGAACTTGAGAAAGCCGGCATTCAGGAAGGTGATACTGTACGTATGTACGGATTTGACTTCGATTATTATAAATAG
- the rplU gene encoding 50S ribosomal protein L21: MYAIIATGGKQYKVAEGDVIRVEKLGVEAGETVTFDNVIAVSNDGLKAGEDVKDASVTATVVENGKAKKVIVYKYKRKTGYHKKNGHRQQYTKVKIEKING, encoded by the coding sequence ATGTACGCAATTATTGCAACAGGTGGTAAACAGTACAAAGTTGCTGAAGGCGACGTAATCAGAGTTGAGAAACTCGGTGTTGAAGCTGGTGAAACCGTTACTTTTGATAATGTTATTGCAGTAAGCAATGACGGATTAAAAGCTGGTGAAGATGTGAAAGATGCCAGTGTTACCGCTACTGTAGTTGAGAACGGTAAAGCAAAGAAAGTTATCGTTTACAAATACAAGAGAAAAACTGGATATCACAAGAAAAACGGTCATAGACAGCAGTACACTAAAGTAAAAATCGAAAAGATTAACGGTTAA
- a CDS encoding ribonuclease E/G, translated as MKKLSKLVITQMDIRQVPCYVCAYEEDGKVMELRMEPIGGKSSLGNIYVGQVENVAANIGAAFVQISANEKCYLQLSDVPNAIYASVKKGDRPLKAGDEILVQISRDAMKGKLPAVTTNLNFTGKYLVLTTGDKKFGLSSKLSNDDRSRLSKWMEEEINRPDKEFGIIVRTNAADASKEEILKELKYLKGLYHKAAVDGRSRTCFSCVYRTEPFYISAVRDANSRNLEEIMTDIPEISQQISDYLTSNSPEEKEKLRFYDDKLLPLYKLHRLESALEEIQHEKVWLNSGGFLVIQQTEAFVSIDVNSGKFTGKKKMQETYRKINLEAAKEIARQLRLRNLSGIILIDFINMENPDHQDELFHVLQKYLRKDPVKAKAVDITPLHILELTRKKVRKPVIEEIREL; from the coding sequence GTGAAGAAGTTGAGTAAACTGGTCATTACCCAAATGGATATCCGACAGGTACCCTGTTATGTATGTGCATATGAAGAAGACGGGAAAGTAATGGAACTTCGTATGGAGCCCATAGGCGGAAAATCTTCTCTTGGCAATATCTATGTGGGACAGGTTGAAAATGTGGCTGCCAACATCGGCGCTGCATTTGTCCAGATTTCTGCAAACGAGAAATGCTATCTGCAGCTTTCCGATGTTCCAAATGCGATCTATGCTTCTGTAAAAAAAGGCGACCGCCCGTTAAAAGCAGGAGATGAGATTCTTGTGCAGATCAGCCGTGATGCAATGAAGGGAAAGCTTCCGGCAGTAACCACAAATCTGAACTTTACAGGCAAATATCTTGTGCTTACAACCGGAGATAAGAAATTCGGATTATCTTCCAAACTTTCCAATGATGATCGAAGTCGTCTCAGCAAATGGATGGAAGAGGAAATCAACCGCCCGGATAAAGAATTCGGGATCATTGTTCGTACAAATGCGGCAGATGCTTCAAAAGAAGAAATCCTGAAAGAACTGAAATATCTGAAAGGCTTATATCATAAAGCCGCTGTAGACGGCAGATCACGCACCTGTTTCAGCTGCGTATACAGAACAGAGCCTTTTTATATTTCCGCAGTCCGCGACGCCAACAGCCGAAACCTGGAAGAGATCATGACAGATATTCCGGAAATTTCTCAGCAGATTTCTGATTACCTTACCAGTAACAGCCCGGAGGAAAAAGAGAAACTTCGTTTCTATGACGATAAACTTCTCCCACTTTACAAACTCCACCGGCTGGAATCTGCACTGGAAGAGATCCAGCATGAGAAAGTTTGGTTAAACAGTGGCGGCTTTCTGGTGATCCAGCAGACAGAAGCATTCGTGTCTATCGATGTAAACAGCGGCAAGTTTACAGGCAAAAAGAAAATGCAGGAAACCTACCGTAAGATCAATCTGGAAGCAGCAAAAGAGATTGCCAGACAATTACGTCTCAGAAACCTGTCCGGAATTATCCTGATTGACTTTATCAATATGGAAAACCCGGATCATCAGGACGAGCTGTTCCATGTCCTGCAGAAATATCTTCGCAAAGATCCGGTAAAGGCAAAAGCAGTGGACATCACTCCACTGCATATCCTGGAACTTACCAGAAAGAAAGTGCGAAAACCTGTGATTGAGGAAATCAGAGAATTATAG
- a CDS encoding ribosomal-processing cysteine protease Prp, translating into MITITVKKRNGNYLEFVSKGHAGYAEEGQDIVCAAVSVLVINTVNSLEAFTDDQFEVQEDDGYVSFHFTAPVTERGILLMDSLVLGLTEIEHSYNNRYLTVKVKEV; encoded by the coding sequence ATGATTACAATTACAGTTAAGAAGAGAAATGGAAATTATCTGGAATTTGTTTCGAAAGGTCACGCCGGATATGCAGAAGAGGGACAGGATATTGTCTGCGCTGCTGTTTCTGTACTGGTGATTAATACTGTAAATTCTCTTGAAGCATTTACAGACGATCAGTTTGAAGTACAGGAAGATGACGGTTATGTATCTTTTCATTTCACGGCTCCGGTTACTGAGAGGGGAATACTTCTCATGGATTCGCTGGTTCTCGGATTAACAGAAATTGAACATAGTTATAACAATCGATATTTGACAGTAAAAGTCAAGGAGGTGTAA